The following proteins come from a genomic window of Amaranthus tricolor cultivar Red isolate AtriRed21 chromosome 14, ASM2621246v1, whole genome shotgun sequence:
- the LOC130799878 gene encoding cyclic dof factor 3-like: MMDPAFKLFGKTIPVCGENDRDGDESQGCDSNESSNSDHHDVDVDFHDDKEEEHPDFQESAEGTVEIDQSDDPAPQSDEDSTNLPTMSENTANKRASDSDEKESNDPKNLQQKPLKKPDKILPCPRCNSMDTKFCYYNNYNVNQPRHFCKSCQRYWTAGGTMRNVPVGAGRRKNKNSASRYCHITVSEALQAARLDVSNGVHHPGLKSNGTVLTFGPDNSLCESISPVLKIGDKANTRNGFHNIDQVVCVSRENGDDGSSGSTVTTSSIEEKAKAGLQGQIKHNVNGFSNQMPCFQWPYVWNPAVPLQPFCPSAFPAMPFYPPPYWNGAIPWNFPWVPPVSSSQKTQGSNPNSPTLGKHTRDGETLNRSKNERSPKNPTVLVPKTLRIDDPDEAAKSSIWTTLGIKKGDSLSKGGFFNSLPSKKGDEKVHQMDGPPSLKANPAALCRSMNFQERA; this comes from the exons atgatggaTCCAGCATTTAAACTGTTTGGGAAAACTATACCAGTTTGTGGTGAAAATGATAGAGATGGTGATGAATCTCAAGGGTGTGATTCTAATGAAAGTTCTAATTCTGATCAccatgatgttgatgttgattttcatgatgacaag GAAGAAGAACATCCTGATTTTCAAGAATCAGCTGAAGGAACAGTGGAAATTGATCAATCTGATGATCCTGCACCACAATCTGATGAAGACTCTACAAATCTACCCACAATGTCAGAAAATACTGCCAACAAAAGGGCATCTGATTCTGATGAGAAGGAATCAAATGATCCTAAAAATTTACAGCAAAAACCATTAAAGAAACCAGACAAGATACTCCCATGTCCGAGGTGCAATAGTATGGACACGAAATTCTGCTATTACAACAACTACAACGTCAATCAACCGCGGCATTTCTGTAAGAGCTGCCAGAGGTATTGGACTGCAGGTGGCACAATGAGGAATGTTCCGGTAGGTGCAGGAAGGCGAAAGAACAAGAACTCTGCTTCCCGATACTGTCATATTACTGTGTCCGAGGCTCTGCAAGCTGCTCGTCTTGATGTTTCGAATGGTGTTCATCACCCGGGTTTGAAAAGTAATGGCACGGTTCTGACTTTTGGACCTGATAACTCACTTTGTGAATCGATTTCCCCTGTTTTGAAAATTGGTGATAAGGCCAATACTCGGAATGGGTTCCATAATATTGATCAGGTCGTTTGTGTGAGTAGAGAAAATGGGGATGATGGATCGAGTGGATCGACTGTCACAACGAGTTCAATCGAGGAGAAGGCTAAGGCCGGACTACAAGGGCAAATTAAGCATAATGTGAATGGTTTTAGCAATCAAATGCCTTGTTTTCAATGGCCTTATGTGTGGAATCCTGCTGTTCCTCTACAACCATTTTGCCCTTCAGCATTCCCTGCTATGCCATTTTACCCGCCTCCTTATTGGAATGGCGCGATTCCTTGGAACTTTCCTTGGGTGCCTCCAGTCTCTTCAAGCCAAAAAACACAAGGATCAAACCCGAACTCCCCAACTCTAGGGAAGCATACGAGGGACGGAGAAACGCTTAACCGAAGCAAGAATGAAAGGAGTCCAAAAAACCCTACTGTTTTAGTACCAAAGACATTGAGAATCGATGACCCAGATGAGGCGGCCAAGAGTTCTATATGGACGACACTTGGGATTAAGAAGGGTGATTCTCTTAGTAAAGGAGGTTTCTTTAATAGCTTACCGTCCAAAAAGGGTGACGAAAAAGTTCACCAAATGGATGGTCCGCCTTCATTGAAGGCAAACCCTGCGGCTCTATGCAGGTCGATGAACTTCCAAGAGCGTGCCTAA